The Gadus chalcogrammus isolate NIFS_2021 chromosome 14, NIFS_Gcha_1.0, whole genome shotgun sequence sequence gacttgttgttccctccaagccTACAGCCATTACCCTTTCCTTTCCTTGTGATTTCTCTGTATGTCATTCCTATAGAAACACgtccttccctctctacctcccagtaacagcggccagtcagaccctctctacacaacacctggGACCGGGaatcaaatctctctgggtgatccggatacgactggtccccTCCAACCATCATCACCTTTCTGTGGTCCTCAGACAGCGAAAGTTGTATGTGggctgtgtttgggtccagtgtgagtttaCAGGCATCTGATGGGAGAAGAGTAGAGTAAGAGCGTTCATTTTGACAGACTTGATTTGGCTCTTGGACAATACACATTTTCATAAGAAACATGATGTCAAGCATCATTTTCATCATTGTGTTGGGATGACACTTACACTTAGTTAGAGTTGATTTCAAGACAGGCAGCTTCTTCATATCCATGTTCAGTGTTTCCTCCAGCttatccagggatctcctcaaggtctcTAAGAATGACGGAGGATGGAACTCCACCGTTGTCCAGTCCCTGGGGGGTGGAGGATTCCTCGGGGTTCTAAAGGTCtgaaggaagtggaggtggtcttcagtgtgtgagagctgcttcacctctgagcttctattggtcagatcttttatttcctgctccagctccttgaTGAGgccttcagcttgtttctctgcgGATTTCAGTTCCTCGTTAATAGTTTGGTTGAGATTATCACggcacttttcaatgcagcgcaTCAGAGCAGTGAGAACCTGCACACCATCGGCTATTGCTCGGTCTGCGTCAGCTCTGCTGCATTTGAATGTGTCTTCGATCTCCTGAATCTTTCGTTGTcgctcctggatcatctgctgaacttcagaatctatcttccccagcttgGCTCTCTttacttcatattcctcctttaggggtacaacaggatgggacttgtggtccaTCTCTGtgcaggacagacacacacacacctgttcagtatGGCAATAGAGCTCCAGAAGCTGTTgatgtttcttacacatccggtcttccagacggtccataggctcgaccagctgATGTTTCTTCAGAACGGAAACTCTCTGatggggctccaggtgggtttggcagtaggAGATAAGACACATTAGGCAGGACTTCAAAGCCTTCAGCTGGGttccagtacagacgtcacagggaacttctcctggtccaacacaaggctgctcttttgCCAGTACAGACTTTCTATACTGATCAACCATCTCTGATGTGAAAGTATTGACCTGTAAATCAGGTCTTGTGGGAAAATTCTGattgcaaacaggacatttgtgCTGGTCTTTGtcatcccagaactttgtaatacaggttctgcagaagttgtgtccacatggtgtggagACTGTGctgttgaacacatccagacacatggaacatgaaaagttctcctCACACCAGGATGTGTTGGAAAAGGCCATTCCtagaaaacatttgttttagttaaaaaacaattacacaatttttgtgtttt is a genomic window containing:
- the LOC130403184 gene encoding tripartite motif-containing protein 16-like, which translates into the protein MAFSNTSWCEENFSCSMCLDVFNSTVSTPCGHNFCRTCITKFWDDKDQHKCPVCNQNFPTRPDLQVNTFTSEMVDQYRKSVLAKEQPCVGPGEVPCDVCTGTQLKALKSCLMCLISYCQTHLEPHQRVSVLKKHQLVEPMDRLEDRMCKKHQQLLELYCHTEQVCVCLSCTEMDHKSHPVVPLKEEYEVKRAKLGKIDSEVQQMIQERQRKIQEIEDTFKCSRADADRAIADGVQVLTALMRCIEKCRDNLNQTINEELKSAEKQAEGLIKELEQEIKDLTNRSSEVKQLSHTEDHLHFLQTFRTPRNPPPPRDWTTVEFHPPSFLETLRRSLDKLEETLNMDMKKLPVLKSTLTKYACKLTLDPNTAHIQLSLSEDHRKVMMVGGDQSYPDHPERFDSRSQVLCREGLTGRCYWEVEREGRVSIGMTYREITRKGKGNGCRLGGNNKSWRLQCSDDGVYISRYNNSVTEIRLPPSDSNRVGVYLDRPAGTLSFYRVSPDVEGSSDTLTHIHTFQSTFTQDLYPGFVLVPGSSVCLCRFY